In Aureibaculum algae, the following are encoded in one genomic region:
- the secE gene encoding preprotein translocase subunit SecE has product MGIVTYIKESFEELNHKVTWISFTEAQKSTVVVALFTVLFAIAVFLVDKTFQLGLEQYFNLFNK; this is encoded by the coding sequence ATGGGTATTGTTACATACATTAAAGAATCTTTTGAAGAGCTAAACCATAAGGTTACCTGGATATCTTTTACGGAAGCTCAAAAATCTACAGTGGTAGTAGCTCTATTTACTGTTTTATTCGCTATAGCAGTATTTCTTGTTGACAAGACATTTCAGTTAGGTTTAGAACAATATTTTAATCTATTTAATAAATAA
- the nusG gene encoding transcription termination/antitermination protein NusG: protein MSDSVKKWYVVRAIGGQENKVKTYIENEVARLGLSDYVDQVLVPTEKVIQIRAGKKVNKEKVYFPGYIMIQANLTGELPHVIKSVTGVIGFLGEVKGGDPVPLRRSEVNRMLGKVDELAVQNENVAIPYIKGETVKVIDGPFNGFDGTIENINEEKRKLEVMVKIFGRKTPLELSYMQVEKIS from the coding sequence ATGTCAGATTCTGTAAAGAAATGGTATGTAGTGAGAGCTATTGGAGGTCAAGAAAATAAAGTAAAGACTTATATCGAAAACGAAGTTGCTCGTTTAGGTCTTTCAGATTATGTTGATCAGGTTTTGGTACCTACAGAAAAAGTGATACAAATACGTGCTGGAAAAAAAGTAAATAAAGAAAAAGTTTATTTTCCGGGATATATAATGATTCAAGCTAATTTAACAGGAGAACTTCCTCACGTAATTAAATCGGTTACTGGTGTAATTGGATTTTTAGGTGAAGTAAAAGGTGGTGATCCAGTTCCATTGAGAAGATCAGAAGTGAATAGAATGTTAGGTAAGGTTGATGAATTAGCTGTGCAGAATGAAAATGTGGCTATTCCTTATATAAAAGGAGAAACAGTTAAAGTTATAGATGGACCTTTCAATGGTTTTGATGGTACTATCGAAAATATAAATGAAGAAAAACGTAAACTTGAGGTTATGGTTAAAATCTTTGGAAGAAAAACTCCATTGGAATT